A single window of Enoplosus armatus isolate fEnoArm2 chromosome 22, fEnoArm2.hap1, whole genome shotgun sequence DNA harbors:
- the kcna1b gene encoding potassium voltage-gated channel subfamily A member 1 — MTVVSTENMDETSTLPGHPQDPYPPDDDHDDHDCCERVVINISGLRFETQLKTLAQFPETLLGNPKKRMRYFDPLRNEYFFDRNRPSFDAILYYYQSGGRLRRPVNVPLDMFSEEIKFYELGVEAMEKFREDEGFIREEERPLPEKEFQRQIWLLFEHPESSGPARGIAIVSVMVILISIVIFCLETLPELKEDPSQRMQIIGNITVYYKPNVLTDPFFVVETLCIIWFSFELIVRFFACPSKAAFFKNMMNSIDIVAIIPYFITLGTELADDQDNKEGKGGGEQATSLAILRVIRLVRVFRIFKLSRHSKGLQILGQTLKASMRELGLLIFFLFIGVILFSSAVYFAEAEEKESFFTSIPDAFWWAVVSMTTVGYGDMYPVTIGGKIVGSLCAIAGVLTIALPVPVIVSNFNYFYHRETEGEEQAQLLNVSNQNLASDTNSSRRSSSVVSKSEYMEIDEDMNNSIDNFREANLRTANCTAPSQNCVNKGKLLTDV; from the coding sequence ATGACTGTGGTGTCCACAGAGAACATGGACGAGACCTCCACCCTGCCGGGACACCCGCAGGACCCCTACCCGCCCGACGACGACCACGACGACCACGACTGCTGCGAGCGGGTGGTCATTAACATCTCGGGGCTGCGCTTCGAGACCCAGCTGAAGACTCTCGCCCAGTTCCCGGAAACTCTACTCGGGAACCCCAAAAAGAGGATGCGCTACTTTGACCCCTTACGAAACGAGTATTTCTTTGACCGGAATCGCCCGAGTTTCGACGCCATCTTGTATTATTACCAGTCCGGGGGAAGGCTAAGAAGACCGGTCAACGTGCCGCTGGATATGTTCTCAGAGGAGATAAAGTTTTACGAACTTGGCGTAGAGGCCATGGAGAAGTTTCGCGAGGACGAGGGATTTATCCGGGAAGAGGAGCGGCCCCTGCCGGAGAAGGAGTTCCAGCGGCAGATCTGGCTCCTCTTTGAGCATCCGGAGAGCTCGGGGCCCGCCCGGGGGATCGCCATCGTCTCAGTGATGGTTATTCTTATTTCAATAGTCATATTTTGTTTGGAGACATTACCAGAGCTGAAGGAGGATCCCAGTCAGAGGATGCAGATAATTGGGAACATCACCGTCTACTACAAACCAAATGTTCTCACAGACCCTTTCTTTGTGGTGGAGACGCTCTGCATCATCTGGTTTTCCTTTGAGTTGATAGTCCGGTTTTTTGCTTGTCCTAGCAAGGCGGCattctttaaaaacatgatgaactCTATTGATATTGTGGCTATAATCCCGTACTTCATCACACTTGGAACAGAGCTGGCTGACGACCAAGACAACaaggaggggaagggaggaggggaacaGGCCACATCTCTGGCTATTCTCAGGGTCATCCGGCTGGTGAGGGTGTTCAGGATCTTTAAACTGTCCCGACATTCAAAGGGGCTCCAGATTTTGGGGCAAACTCTAAAGGCCAGCATGCGGGAGCTGGGCTtgctcattttcttcctcttcatcggCGTGATTTTGTTCTCCAGCGCCGTCTACTTCGCGGAGGCCGAGGAGAAGGAGTCGTTCTTCACCAGTATCCCGGATGCTTTCTGGTGGGCCGTGGTGTCCATGACGACCGTCGGCTACGGGGACATGTACCCCGTGACCATCGGAGGGAAGATCGTGGGCTCGCTGTGCGCCATCGCTGGAGTGTTGACCATCGCGCTCCCGGTGCCCGTCATCGTGTCCAATTTCAACTACTTCTACCACCGGGAGACGGAGGGCGAGGAGCAGGCCCAGCTGCTCAACGTCAGCAACCAGAACTTGGCATCGGACACCAACTCGAGCCGCCGCAGCTCCTCGGTGGTCAGCAAGTCGGAGTACATGGAGATAGACGAGGACATGAACAACAGCATCGATAACTTTAGGGAAGCAAACCTTAGGACTGCCAACTGCACGGCTCCCAGCCAGAACTGTGTGAACAAGGGGAAGCTGCTCACCGACGTGTGA